One Hippoglossus hippoglossus isolate fHipHip1 chromosome 5, fHipHip1.pri, whole genome shotgun sequence genomic window carries:
- the chd5 gene encoding chromodomain-helicase-DNA-binding protein 5 isoform X10, producing the protein MKEGKIPKVKKRKKEGGIQPRVDSDPEETSEVEVERERPEIGSESESSMYGPTKKKKKKPKEKKEKKPRKKKRDEEDEDDDDDDGNSKEPKSSSQLMQEWGLEDVQYGFTEDDYKTITNYKAFSQFLRPLIAKKNPKIPMSKMMTVLGAKWREFSANNPFKGASATAVAAAVAAAVETVTVAQPATVGGSQPISLPGPIKKAKTKEGKGPGVRKRSKSVKELKKKPKPKKTKSKSGQSGKKKKASSSEEDFLEESDFDDISIHSASVFSDTLGAATKKKARRGRKKRKKEDGDGYETDHQDYCEVCQQGGEIILCDTCPRAYHLVCLDPELEKAPEGKWSCPHCEKEGIQWEAKDEEEEEEEEVVAEEEDDHMEFCRVCKDGGELLCCDTCPSSYHIHCLNPPLPEIPNGEWLCPRCMCPPLKGKVQKILHWTWGEPPLPAELPAGPDGKPNDPLTKPPLKGRAEREFFVKWAGLSYWHCSWVSELQLELYHTVMYRNYQRKNEMDEPPPFDYGSGEEELNNEKRKSKDPQYAVMEERFYRYGIKPEWMVIHRVVNHSFDTDGDVHYLIKWRDLPYDQCTWEVDDFDVPEYDSHIALYWDHREQILGEDQRPLVERKGQKLKEDHQKREVPPDAPIIDPTIKFEHQPWYINATGGTLHPYQLEGLNWLRFSWAQGTDTILADEMGLGKTVQTIVFLYSLYKEGHSKGPFLVSAPLSTIINWEREFEMWAPDFYVLTYTGDKDSRATIRENEFTFEDSAVKSGRKVFRMKKDTPIKFHVLLTSYELITIDQAILGSITWACLVVDEAHRLKNNQSKFFRILNGYKIYYKLLLTGTPLQNNLEELFHLLNFLTPVRFNNLEGFLEEFADISKEDQIKKLHDLLGPHMLRRLKVDVFKNMPAKTELIVRVELSPMQKKYYKFILTRNFEALNSKGGGNQVSLLNIMMDLKKCCNHPYLFPVAAVEAPVLPNGSYDGNQLVKSSGKLTLLQKMLRKLKDEGHRVLIFSQMTKMLDLLEDFMEFEGYKYERIDGGITGGLRQEAIDRFNAPGAQQFCFLLSTRAGGLGINLASADTVVIYDSDWNPHNDIQAFSRAHRIGQNRKVMIYRFVTRGSVEERITQVAKRKMMLTHLVVRPGLGSKTGSMSKQELDDILKFGTEELFKDEIEAARAMSGKSEGDTKDCEEGNVIHYDDDAISKLLDRDRDATEDTEIQNMNEYLSSFKVAQYVVKEEEGEEEVEREIIKQEENVDPDYWEKLLRHHYEQQQEDLARNLGKGKRIRKQVNYNDTTQEDQEWQDDLSDNQSEYSVGSEDEDEDFEERPEGGRRQSRRQMKSERDKPLPPLLARVGGSIEVLGFNARQRKAFLNAIMRWGMPPQDAFNSHWLVRDLRGKSEREFRAYVSLFMRHLCEPGADGAETFADGVPREGLSRQHVLTRIGVMSLVRKKVQEFEHVNGKLSSPDLIPIGMELKKLTESVSSDPNTPVPASPVATQPGTPVPPEKSESLLGSMEDKETTEQDSKKVSEQETSSSEPASVPEKAADSEESKASSEEKTGDERDSTESPSTKTEPSANPKESALKQAELSSAQISPKTDPCRDSEKGDNDSPLAKSEDKENKPDDVKSEDALEGRLNGDKDTLEELDDSRKDDRNGFKAKFMFNIADGGFTELHTLWQTEERAALSSGKMHDIWHRRHDYWLLAGIVTHGYARWQDIQNDPRYAILNEPFKTEIHKGNYLEMKNKFLARRFKLLEQALVIEEQLRRAAYLNMTQDPSHPAMALNTRFAEVECLAESHQHLSKESLGGNKPANAVLHKGLRDSNRLLNQLEELLSDMKADVTRLPNMLSRIPPVSARLQMSERSILSRLTSRGSEPPPQQQVNFMSVPQPFSQGAFGCSQMYGSSFGGGFRGPGGQPMVNYSQMPMGPYVSGKDQHLQWITVSANGPPPPTSHLDKKSLDSLRDAVTPDLKSGKPSDVICIED; encoded by the exons GCCTCTCATTGCCAAGAAGAACCCGAAGATTCCCATGTCAAAGATGATGACGGTGTTAGGGGCCAAGTGGAGAGAGTTCAGTGCCAACAACCCGTTCAAAGGCGCATCTGCCACCGCCGTGGCCGCCGCCGTGGCTGCCGCTGTGGAGACGGTTACCGTGGCACAGCCAGCGACTGTCGGCGGCAGCCAGCCGATCTCTCTGCCGGGGCCAATCAAAAAAGCCAAAACCAAAGAGGGAAAGG gacCAGGAGTCAGGAAGAGAAGCAAGTCtgtgaaggagctgaagaagaagccCAAGCCGAAAAAGACCAAATCGAAGTCGGGCCAAagtgggaagaagaagaaagcctCCTCG AGTGAGGAGGACTTCCTGGAGGAGTCAGACTTTGATGACATCAGCATCCACAGTGCCTCAGTGTTTTCCGATACCTTGGGGGCCGCCACCAAGAAAAAGGCCCGGCGTGGgcggaaaaaaaggaaaa AGGAGGACGGTGACGGCTACGAGACCGATCACCAGGACTACTGCGAGGTTTGCCAACAGGGCGGAGAGATCATCCTGTGTGACACGTGTCCCAGAGCGTACCACCTGGTCTGTCTGGACCCCGAGCTGGAGAAGGCCCCCGAGGGCAAGTGGAGCTGCCCGCACTGT GAGAAAGAGGGAATCCAGTGGGAGGCtaaagatgaagaggaggaggaggaggaggaggtcgtggctgaggaggaggacgaccaCATGGAGTTCTGCAGAGTGTGTAAAGACGGAGGAGAGCTGCTGTGTTGCGACACCTGCCCGTCCTCCTACCACATCCACTGCCTCAACCCGCCGCTGCCGGAGATACCCAACGGCGAGTGGCTGTGTCCGCGGTGCATG TGTCCCCCGCTGAAAGGTAAAGTACAGAAGATTCTGCACTGGACATGGGGGGAACCTCCGCTGCCGGCTGAGCTGCCCGCCGGCCCCGACGGGAAACCCAACGACCCACTGACCAAACCCCCGCTCAAGGGCCGCGCGGAGAGGGAGTTCTTCGTAAAGTGGGCGGGCCTGTCGTACTGGCACTGCTCCTGGGTCAGCGAGCTGCAG TTGGAGCTGTATCACACCGTCATGTATCGGAACTACCAGCGGAAGAACGAAATGGACGAGCCGCCGCCGTTCGACTACGGCTCCGGAGAGGAGGAGCTCAACAacgagaagaggaagagcaaggACCCCCAGTACGCCGTGATGGAGGAGCGCTTCTACCGCTACGGCATCAAACCCGAGTGGATGGTGATCCACCGGGTGGTCAACCACAG TTTTGATACAGATGGCGATGTGCACTACCTGATCAAATGGAGAGACCTGCCCTACGACCAGTGCACCTGGGAGGTGGATGACTTCGATGTCCCAGAGTACGACAGTCATATAGCTCTCTACTGGGACCACAG ggAGCAAATTCTAGGGGAGGACcaacgccccctggtggagagGAAAGGACAGAAACTCAAAGAGGACCATCAGAAAAGGGAGGTCCCCCCTGACGCTCCCATCATAGAT CCGACCATCAAGTTCGAGCACCAGCCGTGGTACATTAACGCCACTGGAGGAACGCTGCACCCGTACCAGCTGGAGGGCCTGAACTGGCTGAGGTTCTCCTGGGCTCAGGGCACAGACACCATCCTGGCCGACGAGATGGGCCTGGGAAAGACGGTGCAAACCATAGTGTTCCTCTACTCACTGTACAAGGAG GGTCACTCCAAGGGGCCTTTCCTGGTGAGCGCGCCGCTCTCCACCATCATCAACTGGGAGCGGGAGTTCGAGATGTGGGCTCCAGACTTCTACGTGTTGACGTACACCGGGGACAAAGACAGCAGGGCGACGATCCGGGAGAACGAGTTCACCTTTGAAGACAGCGCAGTGAAATCAGGCAGAAAGGTGTTTCGCATGAAG AAAGACACTCCAATCAAGTTCCACGTGCTGCTGACGTCCTATGAGCTGATCACCATAGATCAAGCCATTCTGGGCTCCATCACCTGGGCCTGTCTGGTGGTAGACGAGGCCCACAGACTGAAGAACAACCAATCAAAG TTTTTTAGGATTCTTAACGGGTATAAGATCTACTacaagctgctgctgactgGGACGCCTCTGCAGAACAACCTGGAGGAGCTGTTCCACCTGCTCAACTTCCTCACCCCAGTGCGCTTCAA TAACCTGGAAGGCTTCCTGGAGGAGTTCGCCGACATCTCGAAAGAGGACCAGATCAAGAAGCTTCACGACCTGCTCGGCCCTCACATGCTCCGGAGGCTGAAGGTCGACGTGTTCAAGAACATGCCCGCGAAGACGGAGCTGATCGTCAGGGTGGAGCTCAGCCCCATGCAGAA GAAATACTACAAGTTCATCCTGACGCGGAACTTCGAGGCTCTGAACTCCAAAGGTGGAGGGAACCAGGTGTCGCTGCTGAACATCATGATGGACCTGAAGAAGTGCTGCAATCACCCCTACCTGTTCcctgtggctgctgtg GAAGCTCCTGTTTTACCCAACGGTTCTTACGACGGCAACCAACTGGTGAAGTCCTCAGGGAAACTGACGCTGCTTCAGAAGATGCTGAGGAAACTCAAAGACGAGGGACACAGAgttctcattttctctcag ATGACAAAGATGTTGGATCTGCTGGAGGATTTCATGGAGTTTGAAGGTTATAAATATGAGCGTATTGACGGAGGAATCACCGGAGGCCTGAGACAGGAGGCCATCGACCGCTTCAATG CGCCGGGGGCTCAGCAGTTCTGCTTCTTGCTCTCAACACGAGCTGGAGGTCTCGGCATCAATCTCGCCAGCGCCGACACTGTCGTCATCTACGACTCCGACTGGAATCCTCACAACGACATTCAA GCTTTCAGCAGGGCCCACCGCATCGGCCAAAACAGGAAGGTGATGATCTACCGCTTCGTGACACGGGGCTCGGTGGAGGAGCGGATCACTCAGGTGGCCAAGAGGAAGATGATGTTGACCCATCTGGTGGTGCGGCCGGGCCTGGGCTCCAAAACCGGCTCCATGTCCAAACAGGAACTGGACGACATCCTCAAGTTTGGCACGGAGGAGCTTTTCAAAGATGAAATCGAGGCGGCCCGGGCCATGTCAGGTAAGTCTGA AGGTGACACCAAAGATTGCGAGGAGGGCAACGTGATTCACTACGACGACGACGCCATCTCCAAGCTGCTGGACCGCGACCGGGACGCCACCGAGGACACGGAGATCCAGAACATGAACGAGTACCTGAGCTCCTTCAAGGTGGCTCAGTACgtggtgaaggaggaagagggagag gaggaggtggagcgtGAGATCAtcaagcaggaggagaacgtggATCCAGACTACTGGGAGAAACTCCTCCGTCACCACtacgagcagcagcaggaggatctGGCTCGGAACCTGGGCAAAGGCAAGCGCATCCGGAAGCAGGTCAACTACAACGACACGACGCAGGAGGATCAGG AGTGGCAGGATGATCTTTCAGACAATCAGTCGGAGTACTCCGTGGGGTCCGAGGACGAGGACGAAGATTTCGAGGAGAGGCCTGAAG GAGGTCGCAGGCAGTCTCGTCGGCAGATGAAAAGCGAGAGAGACAAACCTCTGCCTCCATTACTGGCCCGTGTTGGAGGCAGTATTGAG GTCCTGGGGTTCAACGCCCGCCAGAGGAAAGCCTTCCTCAACGCCATCATGCGATGGGGCATGCCGCCGCAGGACGCTTTCAACTCTCACTGGCTGGTGAGGGACCTGCGAGGGAAGAGCGAGCGCGAGTTCAG GGCCTATGTGTCCCTGTTCATGAGACATCTATGTGAGCCGGGGGCGGACGGGGCAGAGACCTTCGCTGATGGCGTCCCACGAGAGGGGCTGTCTCGCCAGCACGTTCTCACCAGGATCGGGGTCATGTCCCTCGTCAGGAAAAAG GTGCAGGAGTTCGAGCACGTGAACGGGAAGCTGAGTTCTCCTGATCTGATTCCCATTGGGATGGAGCTGAAGAAACTGACGGAGAGCGTCTCCTCCGACCCCAACACGCCGGTGCCGGCGAGCCCCGTGGCCACTCAGCCTGGCACCCCCGTCCCCCCCG AGAAGAGCGAGTCCCTCCTGGGGAGCATGGAGGACAAGGAGACCACAGAGCAAGACAGCAAGAAAGTGTCAGAGCAGGAG ACCTCCAGCTCGGAGCCGGCATCTGTACCTGAGAAGGCGGCTGACAGCGAGGAGAGCAAGGCCAGCTCAGAGGAGAAAACGGGAGATGAGAGGGACAGCACCGAGTCGCCCTCCACAAAGACGGAGCCATCTGCCAACCCCAAAGAGTCGGCTTTGAAGCAGGCAGAGCTGTCATCCGCTCAAATCTCACCTAAAA CGGATCCCTGCAGGGACTCAGAAAAAGGAGATAACGATTCTCCTCTGGCGAAAAGTGAAGACAAGGAGAATAAGCCAG ACGACGTGAAGAGTGAAGACGCGTTGGAGGGTCGGCTGAACGGGGACAAAGacactctggaggagctggacgaCAGCAGGAAGGACGACAGAAATGGATTCAAAGCCAAGTTCATGTTTAATATCGCTGACGGAGGTTTTACAG AGCTGCACACCCTGTGGCAAACCGAAGAGCGAGCCGCGCTGTCCTCTGGAAAGATGCACGACATCTGGCACCGTCGCCACGACTATTGGCTGCTGGCTGGCATCGTAAC ACACGGCTACGCTCGCTGGCAAGACATTCAGAACGACCCCCGCTATGCGATTCTCAACGAGCCCTTTAAGACTGAGATACACAAGGGCAACTACCTAGAGATGAAGAACAAGTTCCTGGCTCGCCGCTTTAAG ctgctggagcAGGCTCTGGTGATCGAGGAGCAGCTGCGGCGGGCGGCCTACCTGAACATGACCCAGGACCCCAGCCACCCGGCCATGGCCCTCAACACTCGCTTTGCTGAGGTGGAATGTCTGGCCGAGTCCCACCAGCACCTGTCCAAAGAGTCCCTGGGTGGGAACAAGCCGGCGAACGCCGTGCTGCACAAAGGTCTCAGAGATAGCAACAGAT tGCTGAACCAGCTGGAGGAACTTCTGAGCGACATGAAAGCCGATGTGACTCGACTGCCCAACATGTTGTCCCGGATCCCACCGGTGTCGGCGCGCCTGCAGATGTCCGAGAGGAGCATCCTGAGCCGCCTCACCAGCCGAGGCAGCGAGCCTCCGCCGCAGCAG CAGGTTAACTTCATGTCTGTCCCTCAGCCTTTCAGCCAGGGGGCGTTCGGCTGCTCCCAGATGTACGGCAGCAGCTTCGGCGGCGGCTTCAGGGGCCCGGGTGGACAGCCCATGGTGAACTACAGCCAGATGCCTATGGGACCCTACGTCAGCGGTAAGGATCAACATCTGCAGTGGATAACAG